CTGGCTGAAAAAAATGACCTGATTGGCGCTGGCGAGGAGCTTAAAGTTGTCGTCATGGCCGATAATGTTACCAAAAAGAGACTGCAGACTTATCGCCACTCCAAGATCTCTGGCCTCCACCTAAAACCGCACAATGTACGAGCCCTCCTTTTTGAGTGCTCCAACCATCTTCAGGCCCCCTTTACCAAACACAACTTCGAAAACCAACAGTGGTTGACCCCCAAGATTCATGCCCACATGACCAAAGAAGTCACTCTTGAGGGGCTCTCTGAGTTTGGCTCCACTCTCCAATCCCCGGCAGAGATTCAGCCCGGCACCGTGCTGTTTCTTCATGAGGACATTTTTGACAATGCGCCCAATCAGTGCCTGGCCGCCCGATTTTATCACAGCGAAGAAGTCCAGGGGCAAAAAGGAATTTTCACCTGTGCCTTTATCTACTATGGTATCACCGATGCTTTTTTGAAGTTTTGCCGCTCGTGGATTAAAAATAACTACGCGGCAAAAAAATCCAAAGAATCCTAAGGTGGTCCTATGACTCAATCCGGTTCCAGTTTGCAGATGACTTATGCCCCCAACAGCATTTGTTTCGGTTGCGGCCCGGCGAACGCAAAGGGACTAAAAATACAAAGCTTCCCCAATGGGCAGGAAGTTGTTGCCGAGTGGACTCCGGAATCCCACCATGAAGCCTTTCCTGGAATGCTTAATGGAGGCATTATCGGCTCCCTTCTAGATTGCCACAGCAATTGGACGGCAGCCTGGCATTTAATGAACAAGAACAACATGGAAGCTCCACCCTGCACTGTAACGGCGGACTATAGTATTCAACTTCTTCGCCCCACCCCCAGTGATCAATCGGTGCGCCTAGTTGCACGGATAGTGGAATCAAGTGATCGCAAAGCTGTTGTTGAAGCCGAGCTTTTTTCCGGTGAAGACCTCTGCGCCAAATGCCAGGGAACCTTTGTTGCCGTTAGGCCTGGCCATCCGGCCTATCATCGCTGGTCCTGATTGAGAATTTCATCACAAAGGTGGTGTGCTTTTGATCAGCGTCCAAGAAAAGCTGACCGCCAAAACCCTTCATAATGGCATCAGAAATACTAAGCCCCAAACCTGTTCCTTGCCCAATCTCTTTGGTGGTAAAGAAGGGATGCATGATTTTGTCCCGCAGTGAGGGATGAACCCCTCCCCCACTATCTGAAACCCGAACTTCCAGCCCACTCGCAAGAGCTTCCGCCCGGATCTTGATCCACCTGGGGCCTTGAGGATTTGCCTTTGCTTGGTGTTTCAGCTCATCGATGGAATTGCCCAAGAGGTTCAGCAATACCTGAGACATTTGCACCTCTCGAGCCTGGACGAAGAGATTTTGCGGAACCTCGACCAAGAGTTCGATATCATGGGCACGCAACTTCTCCCGGCACACGTCTAGGGTCGTACTCACCACATCCCAAATGTTACAAGAAGTCACGTCATCTCGAGATCCATCCCGAGAGATCTCCTGAAGTCCTTTGACAATGGTAAAAACCCTTTGCACCGTGCGATCAATCGTTACGAAGGTTTCGTCGAGGATCTCCGAGGTCAGTTCCCCCCTGGATTTAAGAACCTTACCACGATCTGAGAGACCTTGAAGAATGGTCAGTGGGTTATTGATTTCATGAGCAATACCCCCGGCCATTTCACCCAGGATGTTTAACTTTTGCGCTTGGAATAGCTTTTGCCTCTCCTCCATCAGCTCCCTTTGGCCCTGATCAATTTTCTTTTTTGATCGGCGCAAAATACGAATATGCACCACACCTAGAAATCCAGCACAGACGATGGCCGATAGGATGTGCACCGACTTTGCAATTGGCGCCAACACAGCTGGATCAGGTTCCGGTAGCCCCCCACCCCATGTCTGCAAAAAGGCAAGAAGACCCACACCCAGAAAAATAATGACCGTTACGGTGATTGTGCCAATAACGTTGGCCAACATGGCTGTCGCCAAAGGAGCGAGTCCCAACCATACAATTACGGCCGCATTGATACCGCCGCTGTAATAACAGGTAACTAACATGGCTCCAATGGCCGTGGCGACGAACAAGGTAGCAGCCAAACTTACCAGGGAATACCGCCAAACCAACACCACTGAAGTGGCGGCCCCAATTCCCAGAGCGTAGTTGGCCATGGAAATCGGTGAAGTCCAGCCAAATTGCTGACCCTCAAGATAAATAGGAATCAAGTTGGTCAAGAGCCCGGCAAGGCACAAAAACAAAGTAAACTGGGCACGAATGTAGAGATCGTAATTGCGGTCAGGAGTCAGCTCATCAGGGATAAAGACATCCAGCCACCGAGAAATAATTGAACTGTCTTTTGACGCCATTATGTCGATTCCAAAATAAAAAGGACCACTGTAAACAGCGGTCCTTTTGTTTCTATCTCATAGTGCCGGTCAATTACAAGCGGTCACATCCCAAAGGATAGCAAACCCGATTGTAGCGATAGCACTCGTCCATGGCTCTGTCCTGAGTGGTGCTCGGGAAGAATCCATACTCGTGATAAGTATCCCCCCAGTCACTTTCGGCCCAGCAGATGTAATCGTAAATGGGCTGAGGACGACGTGGCGGAGGATAAGGACGACGAGGCGGGCGAGGAGGCGGATTGGGCCGGCGCGGTGGACCTGGATAGCGCGGTGGACGCGGACGGCCGGGAACAATGTAGGTCGCTTCGAACTCTCCACCCTCTGATCCCATCTTCGCTATAAATTCATCAAAGGCGCGCAGGTCTTCTAAAGACAGACCCTCTTCAGCCATTTCTGCCTCCAAGTCCGCAGCTGGAGTGAGAATCACTTCCCCCTGGGCCATCAGGCCAGTGGTCAACAGACCAACTAATATGAGCTTAAATCCCTTCACAGAACCCCCCTATGAAACTGTTTTAGGTCGCAGAATCGACATTTTTTGCGTCTGAACTCTTATAGCTCCGACTAAAAGCGATTCATAAATCTAGAAAGGGAATTGATGATTTTACCCCCCGCACCAACAACCAATTTGAGTTGGCGTAACGACGCAAGAGGACTATCTGAAAAAAATACTGAAAGAGGGCATCATCCATAATCACGCCTTATGGGTTTTAGAATTGTCCAAGCTTGCTGCCTGGGTCACTAGGCAGCAAGCTTGTGCCCACAGGAGGGGCAGAAGTTGTGAGCGTCCGTAATTTCCCCCTGACAGGCGGGGCATTTGGCCTTGTCATCAACCGCCTCTTCCTCAGCCTTCTCGTTGAGGTCAACAAAGCCTTTTTCATTCCACTTGTCGATTTCGGCGATGATTTGCCAAAAGCGAAGCATGTCCTGAAACTCCACCTTGTCAAAGCTGAGAAACACTTCTCCTTTGTCCGTCGACTGGCGTTTGACGAAAAGACCCTTTTTTTCCAAAGCATCCAAGTGGAGACTCTTTAGATCGAACCTAAACTGCTCCTTCACATCCTTTAGGAGTTTGTCATACTCCATGCGAACGGCGCCGCGGAAATCAGTTTCCAGATCCTTGCCTAACTCAACAAGAGCGCGGGCCACCTTGAGAGCCAGGGGATCAACGTAAATGATCTCGCTCTTGCCCGGTTTGTAGAGGTTGTACTGATAAAACTCCGCAAAATCCTCCAGGAGCTGGACATCAAACAAGGTCACCGATACCAGCTCATCGATCTCATCCTCGTTCTTTTCAAAGCGCATTTCCGCCTTACCCAGTTTTTTCAGCAACTCCACCACGTGCTGAACCCGAGATAAGGATTCACGGAACATACGAGTGGTGTAGATCTTTACTGTCGTCCAATCTAACTGCAGATGCCCATCTTGGCCCTCTACAGGGTGACCTGAGTTTTTGGCCACCAGAGCCAAAACACAAAATAGAGTGGGGATGGAGAATTGGGGGCAGGGGCTATTGTCTTTGTCCATTTTGAGTGAACGAATCGCCTGGCAGTTCTGCTTGGTGCCTTCGACCAAACTCTTCACCACCAGTTTGACCCCCGGCTGGGAAGAGTCCACCTGGGCCTTCATCACCTCAATGGGCACTTCCAAAATCTTGCAGGGCCCTGCGGCCTCGGCCGACAACAAGTGCTTGGCGTTGTTAGTAAAAAGAGCCGCTTCACCCATGACATGGGAGGTCTTGCCCTCCATTATTTCAATTTTGCGGCCTGAGCGTTCGAGAAAAAGGGAGACCTTCCCCGACTGAACGACGTAGACGTGAGTGATTTTCTCACCCTCTTTGAACAGCAAATCACCACGCTTGAGATCTTTGACCTGATCCACCCTTACTCCCTCGTCTCGGCAACGAAAACCTATCGGAATTTAGGGCCCAAACCTCAACGACTTCTCATTCCGGAACGACAGGTTGCGCACCGCAATATCACGCGCTCCCTAAAAGGGTGTGGACTCTCCAGAACCATGCTATAAAAAGGGGTTTAGAGCGAGAACTAGATCATGATGACTCTGCCCGTTTACATTTTCATTGGCTCATTCCTAACCGCCTTGCCCCTAACCTGGCTGGGGTTGCGTTGGGTCCGCAACTACCGCATTCGCGAAGCTAAAACCCAGGCCAAGGTCCTGGTGGAAAAAGCTCAGGATGGGGCCAAAGAGCACCGCGCCGATGCCAACAAACGTATGGACGAATTCCGCCACCAAGCTGAACGGCGCTTTGAAAAAGACACCCGAAAGATCAACCAAAAGATTAACGTCCTCGATTCTAAACTTAGGGAAAAAGAAGGCCGCCTGCAAAAAAAACTCAACCAACGCGAAGACATCTTCAAAAGAAAGCTCTCAGTTGTTGATTCCCAGGATGCCCTCGCCCAGAGGAAACAACAAAAATTGGATCAGCTTCTTGAGGAAAAGCGCAAGATCGAATCCGAGTTTCGCCATAAACTGTCCCAGCTCTCCTCTGAAGATGAAGAGAGCATCCGCGGAAAGTTAGCCGAAAACCTCATCCAAGAGGAGCGCCGCCGGTCCTCAAAAAGGGCTGAGCTGATTCTGGAAGAGGCCCATGCAGATGCGGAAAGAGAGGCCCGCTACTATTTGAGCCGGGCTCTCAACCGCTTTGCCCGCCCCTATTGTGCAGAAAGAGGTATCGGCATCGTTTATTTTCCCAATGCCGAAGCTCGAAAAAAGGTCGTGGGCGATGACCGACAAAATTTGATAGCTGTGGAACGCATTTGTGGCGTCGACATTTCCATAAATGAGGAGCTCAATTCGGCCTCTTGCCTGGGATTTGATCCAGTTCGTCGGGAGTTGGCACGTGCCAGCCTGGAAAAGCTCATTCACGAAAGAGTGGTTAACGAAAAGCGAATTGAAGACATTGTCACCAAGACTAAAAAGGATTTGTTCAAAAGGATCCGCCAAGACGGAAACAAGTTGGCCAACGAGCTGGGCATGAAGGATCTGCACCCAGAAATTCGCAACATGATGGGAGCCCTTCGCTACCGCTATTCCTTTTCTCAAAACCAACACTACCACTGTGCTGAGGTGGGCTGGCTGTGCGGTTTGTTGAGTTCTGAATTGGGGGTAGAACAAAAGAAAGGGCGGCGGGCTGGTCTCCTCCACGACATTGGTAAAGCCATGGATCACAGCATGGAAGGTGGCCACGCCGTCATTGGTGCCGACTTTATTCAAACCAATGGGGAGTCCGAGGAGATCGTCCACGCGGTCAGAGCTCACCACTTTGATGAGCAACCGAATTCAGACCTCGCCTATTTGGTGATCGCCGCCGATGCCATGAGTGGGGCTCGTCCGGGAGCCCGTCGTTCGACGATCGACTCCTACAACCAAAAGATGGCTGACCTGCAAAACATTGGCAATAGCTTTGAGGGTGTGGTGAGCACCTATATTCTCAGTGCCGGACGTGAAGTGCGCGTTGTTGTGGACAGCGGTCGTGTGGACGATGTGGCCGCTCTCGATCTTAGCCGCAAGATTGCCCAAAAGATTGAAGAGGAATGTTCTTACCCTGGCCAGATTCGCGTGACGGTGGTCCGGGAGTCCCAGGCGGTTGAATACGCCCGCTAAAAAAAGGCTATTTAAGAATCTCCTTTAGAGCCTCAAAGGTCTTCAACACCACCGATTCCTGTGGTTGCAGTTTCTCCTGCTGAACAAAAAGCTCCCTGACAATATCCTCGTAATTGACCGACCCCATACCAGAATCTTCCAGGAGCCAACTCACATAACGACTGGCCCGATCCACAAGCTTGCCATTGGTGGGAACCACCCAGGTCATAAAATTCATTTGGTATCGGTTGAGTCGTCCCATGATCAAGGTGGAATGGATGTTCAACAGCTGTTTGAGAAGAAGGTGGTCAAAAAGCTCGTGGTCCAAATCAGACGGAAACCTTGCCTCTAATCCCTTAAAACTCCAGACGATCTCCTGTCCTGACTTGAGAATTGTGAAATCTTCATGGGCCCCCGGGATCGCCTGACGACGATAGTCTGCTCCCCCCTGACCAAAATCAAACCCCTCCATGTAGTCCTCGTTGGTCTGAGGATATTCAGGTCCCCAGTTGAGAGGTCGGGCAGGCCGCGCCAGCAACCGGTGCCAGGACTCCCGACTCGATCCCGCTGAATCAATAATGACATAGCTCAATGAGTGTCTGGACCGGGGAAACTTTTGATTATCGAAGGGTGAAAGACTAAACGTTGGCGCTCTTTCTGTCGTGTCGGTAAAGACCGCAATAGCGAGCTCTTCGGCATGATAAAGCAGATGTCCCCCGTCCTGATAAACTTTGGACTCAGCTTCAATAAACTGCGGCTGTGCCTGCAAATCGATAGTGGCATAGTGATCGCGATAATCCACAAAGGCCGACTTCATTCGTTCCGACTGTGGAAAAAACAAAGCCAGCCCTACAGCCAACATGAGCACGGTTGAAGCCTGCATCCGGGTACTCCCGGCCAAGGCCATGGGACCAACATACAGGTTCACCTTACGGATTCGGTGATTCTCTAGAACCAGACGGGACCTTTCCACTTTATTACGTAGGATTTCGTCAGGATTGCAGTAGAGAAAAAAAGGAGCAGGCCCCTGTTCCTGGGCGGCGGCTTCTGTCGCTCCAATAACAAATGGAGTTTCACCCCCTTCGGTACAACTAACAAGCAAGTCACCAGGTCGAAAGCCAGCCTCACGCAGCTGCCGAGCGCCATAGGCCGGGTAATCCTCAAAGCCCTCCAAGGCATGGACCAAAGCCGTGTCTCCCCCGGCCATAAAGGAGTGAACCTTGTCCTCCAGGTCGGTTCCCATATGATGGCGTCGCCATATGTATTCAAGACTTAGGGACAAACGCCCGGTGGCTCCACAGCCACACAAAAAAATGCGCCCGTCCCGGCCCAAGACCTTGGCAACTTCACTGCCCAGGACAGCAATTTGCGGGAGTTTCGCTGCCATCATTTCCAAGGCGTCCAGGTCCACTTCGCGCAAAAGCTCCACCGCCTTGTGCAAATTATTTTGCGCCAGATAGGAAAGATCCCGCGTTTTGGGGTGACTGGACTCAGTCGCCAATTCACCCAAGCTAAACTGCGAGGCCACTTTGAGAAATTGTTCAGCCTTTTCACTCGGCGACAGGGATACATGAAACTTCATGGGAAAACCTCGAATACCTGTTAGGAGGAGTTTAACAAGCCTGGGACCAAAATCCAGCGGAATTAACAGACACAAACCCAACTTCGGTCAAATTGACACTCATAATAGGGGAATCGATACTAGATTGATGGATATCCGACTTGATATTGAAAACGGATGGGTCGTCATTCATCTCAGCGGACGGATTGACTCCTTTAACTACGACGACGTCACCTCGAAAATCCAGACACTTTTTCGCATGGGCAAACGATTTATCGCCTTGGACCTGACAGACGTCACCTATTTGGGCCTACCCAGTTTGCGTTTTCTGTTTCAGATGGCCGGGAGATTACAAAAGGCCTCCGGTCAAATGATGCTTATCTCTCCCTCAGAAAAGCTCATGAAGTCCATAGAGGCTATCAATCATCCCAAGCGCTGGGAGATCATCACCCACCGCCAGTTGCTCATCCAACCCCATGCGCCGCAGGAAAACCATCAATGAAATCCGCCGCTGCCCTTTTGATCGCAACCACCTTCCTTTCCTCTTCCAGTTGGGCAACCCCAGCCCCGATCGAGAATCTTTTCAAACAACTGGATGGAGAAAACGATCAGATTCAAGCGGCCAGATTAGATCGAGAATTCAAAGAGCAAAACCTCATTGGCTCCAAGTCCCGACTCTATCCAAGTCTAAACCTATCACTTGTTGCCAACGAAGGTGATGACAACGCCCTGGCTGCCGCCTCGCCGAGTAGTTTGGACTCTGGGGCCTCCAGCCCCGGTGGTGGCCTGGGAACTTCGCCCTCGGGAAGTATTTCCGATTCCGATATCTCCACCAATGGTTGGGCAAGCCAGTTATCGTTAGGCTATTTTGTCTTTACTGGCTTTGCCGTCAGTGAAGACGTCCATCGAGCCGAGAACTCAGTCGCCAGTGCTAAACTCAATGAATCAAAAGTGGCCATGGAAAAGAAGGCCCAACTTCTCCAGCTGCTTATGGAGTATCACAACCTCAAGCAGGTGGCCGAACCATTGAACCAAGCAGTCAGCCTAATGGAAAAAGTTAAAAGCTTTTCTAAAAAACGCTCCAACCTTCTATACACCACGGATGATCGCCTCAATCTCAATGAAAAAGAAGCCCTTTTAGAGTATCAGAAAATCCGTCTTGATGAAGGGCAGAGCCTCGTTGCAGCCGGCCTCAGGTCCCTTCTTCCTAACCTCGATGAACAGACGCTCGCCGGTATCCCTCGGTTTGAAATCACCTATCCTTTACCCACCAACCAACAGATGCCCGAACTCTACGATCAGGGGTCCATTGACCATCAGATCAACAAACTCAGTGAATTCTCCTCAAGCGGGTATCTCAAGGTCGCCCGCTGGAACCGTCCCTGGGTGCCCACCATCTACACCTCTGCCAGTTACAGTTACACTGGAGACTACAAGGGTGAGACCGCCGATGGAGGATGGTCGGCCTCAATCACCATGAACTTCCCTTTGTTTGATGGCTTTTACAGCAGTGCCCGCTTGCAGCAGGCCAAGATCGGGTCGCGAGCAGCTGAACTACGCACTAAAGCTGAAAAGGACAAACGCCTCCTTTACATTCGCCATCAACGCATGAAAGCCCTGGTCTCCGGTGCTGAATATCGACACCTGGCCTTGCAAGCCGCCAAACAACAAAGGCGTTACCAGGATGTGCAAAAAAAGATCCGCCAGGGAATTGCCTCGCGACTCGAGTTGTCGGCAGCGAGTTTGGAACTGGCAAAGGCTCGTCTGGAGGCCTCTGACAAAATGAAGGAGCATCAGCAAGCCCTATTAAATGTTGCCGTGGAACTTAATCAATGGGATCGGGTGGTTATTAATGAAATCTCAAATCCGTAAATGTGTCTTTCTCATATTGTGCCTCACTCTTTCATCTAAAGCTTTGGCGGAAGGCGAAGGGTCGGAAAAGCAAGATTTTGTTGAAAAGATCCCTGCATTTGGCGTCATTAAGCCGGGAGAGATCACCACCCTGCTGGCCATCAACCACGGCATGGTGGCGAAGATTCCTTTTCAAGTGGGAGACCGGGTGAAACTTGGGTCTGTCCTTCTTTCAGCTATCGAGAGGGAGACCACCCGAGGCTACCGCACTACAATCGCCGGCCAGGTGGCAAAACTCCATGTCACTCCCGGCGCTGCCCTCACCCCGGGAATGCCCTTGGTGACGGTCATTAATCCGGACAAAAAACAAATTGAGGTTTCTCTCTCTCCAAAAGAAAGTCAGCGCTTGAAGGTGGGGGCTCCCATCTTTTTTCGTGGCAAAGGGGAACCATTGGGGCATCTTTCCAAGATCAGTCCCTTAGTAGATCCGGACACCGGCGCTGTCCTAAGCTATGTTCAGCCGGAAAAGCCGGTGCCCCAGTTGATCGGTGACGTGATTCCAATCGATATTGAAGTTCGTCACCTCAAGGATTGTTTTGTCACTGCCATTTCAGAAGTTGATCAGCACATAGAGAAATTTCGTGTCGAGGCCACCAGCGGAAATTCCGCCTGTTTGATTCCCAAGACCTCTTCGCGCTAGTCAGGGCCCAACACCCAGACAAGGACAAAAGAGTTGGTTCAGTACTTTATTAAAAAAAGTATTGTTACGATTTGTTTGAATCTGTCGATTCTTCTTATCGGCTATTTTTCACTCGATCACATTGCCAACGAGTTCATCCCCGCCATCGAAGTTCCGGCCGTGGGAGTGGTCTTCCCAACCACTTTCGTCCCCCACCGCAGAATTACCGAAGAGCTTATAGGTCCGATTGAAAAACGGCTTTTAGCCACTGGAGATGTTGAAAAAATTGAGACCACTCTGGATCGGGACCGGACTATTCTCTTTATTTTCTACAAGTGGTCCATTCGCCCCGAGGACTGCTTGCAGCGAGCTAGACAAGTTGTCAGTGGTGTTTCTCGGCCGGCCGGCATTCTGGAACCGATTTTTGTTCTCCACCGCCCCACGATGTCGCCGATTTTTCGCATTGCCTTTACGGGGAAAAATGTCAACGCACTCACTCAAGACCTCACCCAGTTCTCGCGAACAGCAGAACGGATTCCCGGCGTTGCTGGAGTCAATCTCGTGGGTTCGGCCCCCATGAAGGCAGTGGTGGAAATGGACGCTCTCAGCGGCGCTCAGAACCAAGTGGCCGCCAGCGATGTGATCTCCTCAGCTATTCAACAGTGGTCTTTCCGCTATCTGTTCCGCAACGACAAAGGTGAAAAGGAGATTTTTCGACTTCACCTTAAGGACGTGAACGACCTCAAAAGTCTCCCCGTCCAATCCAAATCAGGAAGCCAAGTGCCACTACGCTGGATCTCTCAAGTGGAAGAAACCCACTCTCCTGCCAGTGTCTTTTTCGGCGATGGGCAAGATGCAGTGATATTGGAAGTGATGAAGGCTCCGGGTAGCGATGCCCTTCTTATTGTCGATAATGTCCTTAAGGGCATAAAGAAGCTTAGCCAGGAAAAGAATCTCAACTACACCATTCTGTATGATGAAGCGGAAAAGATCCGCGAAGCCCAAGCTGGGGTGATCCAAAACTTTGTTATTGGAGTGGGTTTGAACAGCCTCATTCTCATTATATTTCTGGGATCAATTATAGGCGCGGTCGTCGCTTCGTGCGTTTTCCCCACAGCCATCCTAGGCACTTTGTATGTGATGAAGGCTTCCGATATCTCTCTTAATATCTTTGCTCTCAACGGGTTTAGTCTGGCCTCGGGAATGATCACAGACAGCAGTATCGTCGTTCTTGAATCGATCATGAGGCGTTTTCAAAAGGGCGAAGACTTGGTCCAATCTGCTGCCCGAGGAACGAAAGACGTGATGATCGGTGTCTTGGCCTCTACCCTGACCACCGCCGCGGTAATCGTACCCATTTCAATGCAAACAGGAGTATCAAGTAAGCTCTTTAGCGACCTGGGCATTGTTCTGGTAGCCACTCAGTTTATTTGCTTAATTGCTGTATTCACTTTTGTTCCCTGGCTTTGTTCCCGCATTCTCAGCGACGATAAAAGTAGACCCGCGCCAATCGCGATTCTATATGGCCTTAGCTCCAGATTGGTCGATCGCATGCTTCAGCTTTCAACTGTAACACTCAAAAAGTCGGTCAAAGAGCGCGGCTTCCGCTGGGGCCTGCCCTTGGTGGCAACAATGGGTAGTCTCCTGATGATGGCTTTTTTGCCCAACTCGGAGTTTCTGCCGGTCGTGAGCTCTAAGATTTACTCCATTTCAATGCCGGTTAAGCGCATTGAACTCATGGAAAAGGGGAGTGACCTACAAAAACAATTGGCCATGAGTTTGGGAACCAATGAGGCTGTGAATTGGGTGGTCACGTCCCGATCTGATGATACCCTTAATTCGGTTCTTCGCGTCAAGAATCTTAAGGATGTCCCAGGAATCATTGAAAAAATAAGTCAGGATTTGAATTTTCCCCGGAAGAAAATTCTTGCTCTCCCCTTAGGTCCAACGCCGCCCACGGAACCCATGGGCTACGATGGCTACTTCTACATCAATAAGAATCTCCCCCCACAACAGCTCCGGTCCCTGACCGATTCCTTTTGCCAGAATCCTGGAATCATGGACTGTACGACCGCATCTCACTACCAGGAGTCACGCCTGCAACTTCGCCCCCGCCCTCTGGATATGTTCCGTTCTCATACCAACTTGTTTGCAACCATGGCCGACATTGCCAGTCTCACACAAAATTTAAATCTCTCCTCTCTCGCCAACCTGCCAATAGCCTTTCCCGTTGAACTTCATCTCCCAGGCAAAGAACTTTTGACTTCATTTCCCTTGGCCACAGGAGGCTCTGGCGAGGGGATTAGTCGCCTGGGTGCTTTTTTTGACAGTGAGATTAATCGTTCGAGCAATGTCCTCTTTCGCCGGGATGGGCAAAATTTTATTCCCCTTTATTTTCGCCTCAACGGCATCACCATTGGCCAGGCTGTGGCCGCTCTGGAAGGTGAGGCCAAAGCCCAAGGGATCGATTCCGGATCTTTGATTCCCATGGGTGCCATAGAAACTATGAATGAAACTTTTGGCAAAATGATCAATGCACTCATTTTGGCTGCGGTGCTGATTTTCTTGGTCCTGGTGATTCAGTTCCGCTCCGCCCTGCAGGCCGCAATCATCATGTATTCAATTCCCCTTTCTCTGGGCGGGGCCATTGCTGGACTGATTATTTTGGGTGAAACCCTGAATGTGGGCGTCATTGTTGGATTTGTCCTCCTCATTGGCATCGTGGTGAACAACGGCATTCTTCTCATGGACGCTATCAACCAAAGGCGAACTGCGGGTATGCCACTACTTGAAGCTGTGATCGACGGGGTGGACTCAAGGACGAGGCCCATCCTCATGACCACCTTTTCTACCGTCTTTGGCATGATGCCCACTCTTGTTCTGGAAGCTGAAGGTAAGGAACTCTATCGCGGGATGGCCATCGTGAACGTTTTTGGAATGATATTTGGCACCTTTCTCACTTTGGTGGTCACACCCATTGTGATCCGCGCCCTCATTGCCAACCAAGGTGAGAAATCCGCCAGGAAAAAAGGAGTCGCCGCATGAATGCTCTTATGGCCCTTTATGACAGTGAATTGAGGGATGAGGTATTCACCCTCATGGAACTAGCCAAAATCAAGTCTTACACCCAGTTTGTTGGCCTTCATGGCTCCAGCGAACATGGGAAAAAAGAAGGCACGGTGGCCTGGCCTGGGTCTAATGAAATTGTATTGATCATCGTTAACGATGAGCAGAAAGCCCACTTTCATCAGATTGTGACGGACTACAAGAATGAACGCTCCACCCGCCCAGGCTTGTTGTTGTTTGACTGGAACCTGAATGAGGTTTGCTAAATATGCTAAAGCTTGCCCAACTGCTTGAGAAGTATCGATCAGCTGTCATGGTGCTCCT
This is a stretch of genomic DNA from Pseudobdellovibrionaceae bacterium. It encodes these proteins:
- a CDS encoding PaaI family thioesterase, whose protein sequence is MTQSGSSLQMTYAPNSICFGCGPANAKGLKIQSFPNGQEVVAEWTPESHHEAFPGMLNGGIIGSLLDCHSNWTAAWHLMNKNNMEAPPCTVTADYSIQLLRPTPSDQSVRLVARIVESSDRKAVVEAELFSGEDLCAKCQGTFVAVRPGHPAYHRWS
- a CDS encoding cyclic nucleotide-binding domain-containing protein, which translates into the protein MDQVKDLKRGDLLFKEGEKITHVYVVQSGKVSLFLERSGRKIEIMEGKTSHVMGEAALFTNNAKHLLSAEAAGPCKILEVPIEVMKAQVDSSQPGVKLVVKSLVEGTKQNCQAIRSLKMDKDNSPCPQFSIPTLFCVLALVAKNSGHPVEGQDGHLQLDWTTVKIYTTRMFRESLSRVQHVVELLKKLGKAEMRFEKNEDEIDELVSVTLFDVQLLEDFAEFYQYNLYKPGKSEIIYVDPLALKVARALVELGKDLETDFRGAVRMEYDKLLKDVKEQFRFDLKSLHLDALEKKGLFVKRQSTDKGEVFLSFDKVEFQDMLRFWQIIAEIDKWNEKGFVDLNEKAEEEAVDDKAKCPACQGEITDAHNFCPSCGHKLAA
- a CDS encoding DUF3552 domain-containing protein, translated to MMTLPVYIFIGSFLTALPLTWLGLRWVRNYRIREAKTQAKVLVEKAQDGAKEHRADANKRMDEFRHQAERRFEKDTRKINQKINVLDSKLREKEGRLQKKLNQREDIFKRKLSVVDSQDALAQRKQQKLDQLLEEKRKIESEFRHKLSQLSSEDEESIRGKLAENLIQEERRRSSKRAELILEEAHADAEREARYYLSRALNRFARPYCAERGIGIVYFPNAEARKKVVGDDRQNLIAVERICGVDISINEELNSASCLGFDPVRRELARASLEKLIHERVVNEKRIEDIVTKTKKDLFKRIRQDGNKLANELGMKDLHPEIRNMMGALRYRYSFSQNQHYHCAEVGWLCGLLSSELGVEQKKGRRAGLLHDIGKAMDHSMEGGHAVIGADFIQTNGESEEIVHAVRAHHFDEQPNSDLAYLVIAADAMSGARPGARRSTIDSYNQKMADLQNIGNSFEGVVSTYILSAGREVRVVVDSGRVDDVAALDLSRKIAQKIEEECSYPGQIRVTVVRESQAVEYAR
- a CDS encoding SIS domain-containing protein — its product is MKFHVSLSPSEKAEQFLKVASQFSLGELATESSHPKTRDLSYLAQNNLHKAVELLREVDLDALEMMAAKLPQIAVLGSEVAKVLGRDGRIFLCGCGATGRLSLSLEYIWRRHHMGTDLEDKVHSFMAGGDTALVHALEGFEDYPAYGARQLREAGFRPGDLLVSCTEGGETPFVIGATEAAAQEQGPAPFFLYCNPDEILRNKVERSRLVLENHRIRKVNLYVGPMALAGSTRMQASTVLMLAVGLALFFPQSERMKSAFVDYRDHYATIDLQAQPQFIEAESKVYQDGGHLLYHAEELAIAVFTDTTERAPTFSLSPFDNQKFPRSRHSLSYVIIDSAGSSRESWHRLLARPARPLNWGPEYPQTNEDYMEGFDFGQGGADYRRQAIPGAHEDFTILKSGQEIVWSFKGLEARFPSDLDHELFDHLLLKQLLNIHSTLIMGRLNRYQMNFMTWVVPTNGKLVDRASRYVSWLLEDSGMGSVNYEDIVRELFVQQEKLQPQESVVLKTFEALKEILK
- a CDS encoding STAS domain-containing protein: MDIRLDIENGWVVIHLSGRIDSFNYDDVTSKIQTLFRMGKRFIALDLTDVTYLGLPSLRFLFQMAGRLQKASGQMMLISPSEKLMKSIEAINHPKRWEIITHRQLLIQPHAPQENHQ
- a CDS encoding TolC family protein, coding for MKSAAALLIATTFLSSSSWATPAPIENLFKQLDGENDQIQAARLDREFKEQNLIGSKSRLYPSLNLSLVANEGDDNALAAASPSSLDSGASSPGGGLGTSPSGSISDSDISTNGWASQLSLGYFVFTGFAVSEDVHRAENSVASAKLNESKVAMEKKAQLLQLLMEYHNLKQVAEPLNQAVSLMEKVKSFSKKRSNLLYTTDDRLNLNEKEALLEYQKIRLDEGQSLVAAGLRSLLPNLDEQTLAGIPRFEITYPLPTNQQMPELYDQGSIDHQINKLSEFSSSGYLKVARWNRPWVPTIYTSASYSYTGDYKGETADGGWSASITMNFPLFDGFYSSARLQQAKIGSRAAELRTKAEKDKRLLYIRHQRMKALVSGAEYRHLALQAAKQQRRYQDVQKKIRQGIASRLELSAASLELAKARLEASDKMKEHQQALLNVAVELNQWDRVVINEISNP